In a genomic window of Phaenicophaeus curvirostris isolate KB17595 unplaced genomic scaffold, BPBGC_Pcur_1.0 scaffold_51, whole genome shotgun sequence:
- the NXNL1 gene encoding nucleoredoxin-like protein 1, giving the protein MAALFTGKVLLANREEDEVETERELSRALDNKVLLLYFASARCPRCRSFSPLLKDFFVRLTDEFYVERASQLGLVYVSRDETEEQQRDFLRSMPKRWLAVPFGDAFKRELELRFAVSEVPVVVVLKPSGEVIVENAVDEIQRVGPSCFQNWQEAAELVDRNFLLAEDPEDWARRSITDPLRRLKYKLDKKKGVKNEEREEGGDELS; this is encoded by the exons ATGGCCGCTCTCTTCACCGGGAAGGTCCTGTTGGCCAACCGCGAGGAGGACGAGGTGGAGACGGAGCGGGAGCTGAGCCGGGCGCTGGACAACAAGGTCCTCCTGCTCTACTTCGCCTCCGCGCGCTGTCCCCGCTGCCGGAGCTTCTCCCCGCTCCTCAAGGATTTCTTCGTACGCTTGACCGATGAGTTCTACGTGGAGAGAGCCTCCCAGCTGGGCTTGGTCTACGTGTCCCGGGACGAGACGGAGGAGCAGCAGCGGGATTTCCTGCGGAGCATGCCCAAGCGCTGGCTGGCCGTGCCGTTCGGAGATGCCTTCAAAAG ggagctggagctgcgCTTCGCCGTGTCCGAGGTGCCCGTGGTGGTTGTGCTCAAGCCCAGCGGGGAGGTCATCGTGGAGAACGCCGTGGACGAGATCCAGCGCGTGGGTCCCTCCTGCTTCCAAAACTGGCAGGAGGCCGCCGAGCTGGTAGACCGGAATTTTCTCTTGGCCGAGGATCCCGAGGACTGGGCCAGGAGGAGCATCACCGACCCCCTCCGCCGCCTCAAGTACAAGCTGGACAAGAAGAAGGGTGTGAAGAACGAGGAACGGGAAGAGGGAGGCGATGAATTATCTTAG